Proteins encoded within one genomic window of Humulus lupulus chromosome 1, drHumLupu1.1, whole genome shotgun sequence:
- the LOC133800571 gene encoding actin-related protein 7 has protein sequence MEAVVVDAGSKLLKAGPAIPDQAPAMIIPTQMKRMPEDGLVTDSSLSEDITIDPVVRGVIRDWDAMEDLLHHVLYTGLGWEIGNEGQILFTDPLCTPKAVREQLVQLMFETFNISGFYASEQAVLSLYAVGRISGCTVDIGHGKIDIAPVIEGAVHHIASRRFEIGGTDLTKLLAQELGKSNPGVSISMSDIEKIKEQYSCCAEDELAYEKTGKSCQTEKHTLPDGQVITIGRERFTVGEALFQPSILGLEAHGIVEQLVRTISTVSSDNHRQLLENTVLCGGTASMPGFEERFQKEAGLCSSAVRPALVKPPEYMPENLTMYSAWVGGAILAKVVFPQNQHVTKADYDETGPSVVHRKCF, from the exons ATGGAGGCCGTCGTGGTCGACGCTGGCTCCAAGCTCCTCAAAGCCGGTCCCGCCATTCCTGACCAGGCTCCCGCCATG ATAATTCCTACTCAAATGAAGCGCATGCCTGAAGATGGGTTAGTGACTGATAGCTCTTTATCTGAAGATATCACCATTGATCCTGTTGTGAGAGGTGTTATTAGAGACTGGGACGCAATGGAAGATTTGTTGCATCATGTTCTGTATACTGGCCTTGGATGGGAAATTGGCAATGAGGGGCAGATACTATTTACAGATCCACTTTGTACCCCCAAG GCTGTCAGAGAACAGTTGGTGCAATTGATGTTTGAAACATTTAACATATCGGGCTTCTATGCTTCAGAACAAGCGGTATTGTCATTGTATGCAGTGGGACGAATCTCGGGTTGCACTGTGGACATTGGTCATGGAAAGATAG ATATTGCACCAGTAATTGAAGGTGCTGTTCATCATATTGCCTCCAGAAGGTTTGAAATAGGAGGGACTGATTTGACAAAGTTACTTGCTCAAGAACTAGGGAAATCCAATCCAGGTGTTAGTATCAGCATGTCTGATATTGAGAAGATAAAGGAGCAATACTCATGTTGTGCTGAAGATGAACTTGCATACGAGAAGACTGGAAAGTCATGCCAAACAGAGAAACATACCCTTCCTGATGGACAG GTTATTACAATAGGAAGAGAAAGGTTTActgttggtgaggctttattcCAACCATCTATATTAGGTCTAGAGGCACATGGAATTGTTGAGCAGCTTGTCCGTACTATTTCAACAGTATCATCCGATAATCATCGGCAGCTATTGGAAAACACTGTACTTTGTGGTGGTACAGCCTCAATGCCTG GTTTCGAAGAAAGGTTTCAGAAAGAAGCTGGTCTGTGCTCATCTGCTGTTCGTCCTGCTCTAGTTAAG CCTCCAGAATACATGCCGGAGAATTTGACAATGTATTCAGCATGGGTGGGAGGGGCCATACTTGCCAAAGTTGTGTTCCCACAGAACCAGCATGTAACCAAGGCAGACTATGATGAGACTGGCCCTTCAGTTGTGCATAGGAAATGCTTCTAA